Proteins from a genomic interval of Dama dama isolate Ldn47 chromosome 1, ASM3311817v1, whole genome shotgun sequence:
- the LOC133042840 gene encoding large ribosomal subunit protein eL21-like has protein sequence MTNTKGKRRGTRYMFSRPFRKQGVVPLATYMPIYKKGDIVDIKGMGTVQKGMPHKCYHGKTGRVYNVTQHAVGIIVNKQVKGKILAKRINVRIEHIKHSKSRDSFLKRVKENDQKKKEAKEKGTWVQLKRQPAPPREAHFVRTNGKEPELLEPIPYEFMA, from the coding sequence ATGACCAACAccaagggaaagaggaggggcaCCCGCTACATGTTCTCTAGGCCTTTTAGAAAACAGGGAGTTGTTCCTTTGGCCACATACATGCCAATCTACAAGAAGGGTGATATTGTAGATATCAAGGGAATGGGTACTGTTCAAAAAGGAATGCCCCACAAATGTTACCATGGCAAAACTGGGAGAGTCTACAATGTTACCCAGCATGCTGTTGGCATCATTGTAAACAAACAAGTTAAGGGCaagattcttgccaagagaattaaTGTGCGTATCGAGCATATTAAGCACTCTAAGAGCCGAGATAGCTTCCTAAAACGTGTGAaggaaaatgatcagaaaaagaaggaagccaaAGAGAAAGGGACTTGGGTTCAGCTGAAGCGCCAGCCTGCTCCACCCAGAGAAGCACACTTTGTGAGGACCAATGGAAAGGAACCTGAACTGTTGGAACCCATTCCCTATGAATTCATGGCCTGA